One segment of Streptomyces bathyalis DNA contains the following:
- a CDS encoding saccharopine dehydrogenase family protein, producing MTGTSPKRGARDIDITVYGATGFVGALVARHLAQAAPEGTRIALAGRSEEKLTAIRKDLGERARDWPLFVADAGDRPALEQMAGATHVVITTVGPYAKYGRDLVGACAQAGTDYVDLCGEALFVRETIDAHHGTAASTGARIVHACGFDSIPSDINVHLLHEKVRADGSGELADTTAVLTSVSGGVSGGTIDSVRQQIDMMKKDRKARRLAADPYTLSPDRAAEPELGRQSDLFMARGSKAGTPLRGVLAPFFMAPFNTRIVRRSAALRDHAYGARFRYREAMRLGPPLLSPLVAAAVTGAMGGLVTGLALRPTRPLLDKVLPNPGDGPDARSREKGHFTLDTFAVTTTGARYTARFRAQGDPGYKATAVMLGESALALVLDRDALPEGDGGVLTPATALGDALVGRLRAAGMTIDARPY from the coding sequence ATGACCGGCACCAGCCCGAAGCGCGGCGCACGCGACATCGACATCACCGTCTACGGTGCGACCGGCTTCGTCGGCGCCCTCGTCGCACGTCACCTGGCTCAGGCCGCCCCCGAGGGCACCCGGATCGCTCTGGCCGGACGCAGCGAGGAGAAGCTGACCGCGATACGGAAGGACCTGGGCGAACGGGCCCGTGACTGGCCCCTGTTCGTCGCCGACGCCGGCGACCGTCCCGCCCTGGAGCAGATGGCCGGCGCGACGCATGTGGTCATCACCACCGTCGGTCCGTACGCGAAGTACGGGCGCGACCTGGTCGGTGCCTGCGCGCAGGCCGGCACCGACTACGTCGATCTGTGCGGTGAGGCCCTCTTCGTACGCGAAACCATCGACGCCCACCACGGGACCGCCGCCTCCACCGGCGCCCGCATCGTCCATGCCTGCGGTTTCGACTCGATCCCCTCCGACATCAACGTGCACCTCCTCCACGAGAAGGTCCGCGCCGACGGCAGCGGCGAACTCGCCGACACCACCGCGGTTCTCACCTCGGTCAGCGGCGGTGTCAGCGGCGGCACCATCGATTCGGTGCGCCAGCAGATCGACATGATGAAGAAGGACCGCAAGGCCCGGCGGCTCGCCGCCGACCCTTACACCCTCAGCCCCGACCGCGCCGCCGAGCCCGAACTGGGCCGCCAGAGCGACCTGTTCATGGCCCGCGGCTCCAAGGCGGGCACGCCGCTGCGCGGGGTCCTCGCGCCCTTCTTCATGGCGCCGTTCAACACCCGCATCGTCCGCCGCAGCGCGGCGTTGCGCGATCACGCGTACGGCGCCCGCTTCCGCTACCGCGAGGCCATGCGCCTCGGCCCGCCGCTGCTCTCGCCACTCGTCGCGGCGGCGGTGACCGGTGCCATGGGCGGGCTCGTCACCGGGCTGGCGCTGCGGCCCACGCGGCCGCTGCTGGACAAGGTCCTGCCGAATCCCGGCGACGGGCCCGATGCGCGCTCGCGCGAGAAGGGCCACTTCACCCTGGACACCTTCGCCGTCACCACCACCGGCGCCCGCTACACCGCACGGTTCAGGGCACAGGGCGACCCGGGCTACAAGGCGACCGCGGTCATGCTCGGCGAATCCGCGCTGGCCCTCGTCCTGGACCGGGACGCCCTGCCGGAGGGCGACGGCGGCGTACTCACACCGGCAACCGCCCTCGGCGACGCGCTCGTCGGACGGCTGCGTGCGGCCGGCATGACCATCGACGCGCGGCCCTACTGA
- a CDS encoding GNAT family N-acetyltransferase: MNTQHAGTTVVVEALTEAHADEVLAIYQAGIDEGNATFETAAPTWEAFDAAKLPEHRFVAVEREAGDVRSGAGSDGEGGTGTDTGTGSGGRVLGWIAVAPTSARTVYAGVVEHSVYVHPGARGRGVARVLLDALIASTEAAGIWTIQAGIFPENTTSIALHLRAGFRVVGTSERLARHHGVWRDVQLLERRSPVVD; the protein is encoded by the coding sequence GTGAACACTCAGCACGCGGGCACCACGGTCGTCGTCGAGGCGCTGACGGAGGCGCACGCAGACGAGGTCCTGGCCATCTACCAGGCCGGGATCGACGAGGGGAACGCCACCTTCGAGACGGCCGCGCCCACGTGGGAGGCGTTCGACGCCGCCAAGCTTCCCGAGCACAGGTTCGTTGCCGTCGAGCGGGAGGCCGGCGATGTGCGGAGCGGGGCCGGCAGTGACGGCGAGGGCGGCACCGGCACTGACACCGGCACCGGCAGCGGTGGCAGGGTGCTGGGCTGGATCGCCGTCGCGCCCACCTCGGCCCGTACCGTCTACGCGGGTGTGGTCGAGCACTCGGTGTATGTGCACCCAGGGGCACGCGGCCGTGGAGTGGCCCGAGTGCTGCTGGACGCGCTGATCGCCTCCACCGAGGCCGCCGGGATCTGGACGATCCAGGCGGGCATCTTCCCCGAGAACACGACCAGCATCGCGCTGCACCTGCGCGCGGGCTTCCGCGTCGTCGGCACCAGCGAACGCCTGGCCCGCCACCACGGCGTCTGGCGCGACGTCCAGCTTCTCGAACGGCGCAGCCCCGTCGTCGACTGA